Below is a genomic region from Streptomyces sp. NBC_00461.
CTGCGAACGACATCGAGAAGGCCACCACAACGGCCCGCGCGATGGTCACGCAGTACGGCATGACCGAGCGTCTCGGCGCCATCAAGTTCGGGGGCGACAACAGCGAGCCGTTCCTGGGCCGGGAGATGTCGCACCCGCGTGACTACTCGGAAGAGGTCGCCGCGCTGGTCGACGAAGAGGTCAAGAAGCTCATCGAGACGGCGCACAACGAGGCCTGGGAGATCCTGGTCGAGAACCGCGACGTCCTCGACCAGCTGGTCCTCCAGTTGCTGGAGAAGGAGACGCTGAACAAGGAGCAGATCGCCGAGGTCTTCGCTCCCATCGTCAAGCGTCCCCCGCGGCCGGCCTGGACCGGTTCCTCCCGCCGCACGCCGTCCACCCGTCCGCCGGTGCTCTCCCCCAAGGAGCTCGCACTGACGAACGGGGCCAACGGCGCGACCCCGGCGATCACCACCGTCAAGGCCACCGCTGCGGAGTCCGCTCCGGTGACCGAGCAGGCCCCGGAGGAGCGTCCGGAGAGCTGACCACCGCTCTCCCGGCCGCCTCGTCAGGCCCGGAATGACTGCCGCGCCCCCCAGGTTCTAGCCTGGGGGGCGCGGCATTTCCGTATGTCCGCAGATGAGGCGCGTGGCCCACACGTGTGACCCGCACAGGAACGAGGCACCACATGACCGACCCCGTGACGCTCGACGGCGAGGGTGAGATCGGCGTGTTCGACGAGAAGCGCGCCGAGAACGCCGTACGCGAACTGCTGATCGCGGTCGGCGAGGACCCCGACCGGGAGGGACTCAGGGAGACGCCGGCGCGGGTGGCGCGGGCCTATCGGGAGATCTTCGCGGGACTGTGGCAGAAGCCCGAGGACGTGCTGACGACGACGTTCGACCTGGGGCACGACGAGATGGTGCTCGTGAAGGACATCGAGGTCCTGAGCTCCTGCGAGCATCATCTGGTGCCGTTTGTCGGCGTCGCCCACGTCGGTTACATCCCGTCCGCCGACGGCAAGATCACGGGCCTGTCGAAGCTGGCCCGGCTCGTGGATGTGTTCGCCCGTCGGCCTCAGGTGCAGGAACGTCTCACCACGCAGATCGCCGACTCCCTGATGGAGATTCTGGAGCCGCGTGGCGTGATCGTCGTCGTCGAGTGCGAGCACATGTGCATGTCGATGCGGGGCGTCCGCAAGCCCGGGGCCAAGACCATAACGTCGGCGGTGCGCGGCCAGCTGCGTGATCCGGCCACCCGTAACGAGGCGATGAGCCTGATCATGGCGCGCTGACGCCGGGCGGGCGGCTGGGACGGCGGGGGGCCCGGTGGGGCCGCCTCAGGCCGTCGTCGCCGCCCCGTTGTTGTTCTCGTCGTCCTCCGGGAGCCGGCACACGCGCTCCAGGAAGATGGCCGCCACTATGACCGCGATGCCCGCCACGACCGCGAAGCCGGCGTAGATGGCCTGGTCGCGGCGGGCGGGGATGTCGAGGAGCTCCAGGAGGAAGACGCCCGTGCCGCCGTACATACCGGCGACGAGGGCGGCCACCAGGGCGCTGGCCTGGCCGAAGACGACCGCACGGGCAGCCATCATGGGGTCGACGCCCTTGGCCTCGGGGCGGCGCTCGCGCTGGGCCTTGAAGCGGGCACGCAGCGAGAAGGCGGTGGCCAGCAGGACCACCGCGATCAGGGCGAGGACGATGGGGGCGGCCAGGGGGACGCTGGGGAGGGTCCCGATCGAGTTCCAGAGGCGGGCTCCCGCCCAGGACAGGATTCCGGCCACGATGAACACGCCTGCCAGCACCCTGATGCGCAGCTCTCTCACGGTGTCCCTTCAGCTCCCCCAGGTCCTGCGGACCGTCCCGCAAACAGTGGTCGTCCTGACCTTAACGACTACTCGGGCAGGTGGAGTTCCAGGTCCTTGCGCGGCGTCACGCCTTCGCGGGTGACGGCGTCCAGGAGATCGGCGACCGTCCCGCGGCCGGGCAGCTGGGCGTCGGGGTC
It encodes:
- the folE gene encoding GTP cyclohydrolase I FolE, giving the protein MTDPVTLDGEGEIGVFDEKRAENAVRELLIAVGEDPDREGLRETPARVARAYREIFAGLWQKPEDVLTTTFDLGHDEMVLVKDIEVLSSCEHHLVPFVGVAHVGYIPSADGKITGLSKLARLVDVFARRPQVQERLTTQIADSLMEILEPRGVIVVVECEHMCMSMRGVRKPGAKTITSAVRGQLRDPATRNEAMSLIMAR
- a CDS encoding DUF3180 domain-containing protein, which translates into the protein MRELRIRVLAGVFIVAGILSWAGARLWNSIGTLPSVPLAAPIVLALIAVVLLATAFSLRARFKAQRERRPEAKGVDPMMAARAVVFGQASALVAALVAGMYGGTGVFLLELLDIPARRDQAIYAGFAVVAGIAVIVAAIFLERVCRLPEDDENNNGAATTA